Proteins from one Oncorhynchus gorbuscha isolate QuinsamMale2020 ecotype Even-year linkage group LG18, OgorEven_v1.0, whole genome shotgun sequence genomic window:
- the LOC124003820 gene encoding type-1 angiotensin II receptor-associated protein isoform X2 has translation MEIPAVNLKAIVLMHWLLTIWGCMAWLPPSYAWGNFSVLAVGVWAIAQRDSIDAVLMFLIGIAVTILTDIIHFGIYYPLAEGLAERNRDTFRFSAGMAILGLLLKPVSCFFVYQMYRERGGDYNVNFGECFPSVTRNRDAYQSIDQQDQSTSSANPFNQAEGTKPGPPHSY, from the exons ATGGAAATTCCTGCCGTAAACCTCAAG GCCATAGTACTAATGCACTGGCTACTGACCATCTG GGGCTGCATGGCCTGGCTACCCCCCTCCTATGCCTGGGGGAACTTCAGTGTCCTGGCTGTGGGTGTGTGGGCCATCGCTCAGAGGGACTCCATCGATGCTGTACTTATG TTTCTTATTGGGATTGCAGTGACGATACTGACGGACATCATCCATTTTGGGATCTACTATCCGCTGGCCGAGGGTCtagcagagaggaacagggacACATTCCGCTTCAGTGCGGGCATGGCCATCCTGGGCCTGCTACTCAAACCTGTCTCTTGCTTCTTCGTCTACCAAATGTACAGAGAACGTGGAGGAGATTACAATGTCAACTTTGGTGAGT GCTTCCCCAGTGTAACACGAAACAGAGATGCTTACCAGTCCATTGACCAGCAGGACCAGTCCACCAGCTCAGCCAACCCCTTCAACCAGGCCGAGGGCACCAAGCCTGGACCACCACACTCCTACTGA
- the LOC124003820 gene encoding type-1 angiotensin II receptor-associated protein isoform X4, translating to MEIPAVNLKAIVLMHWLLTIWGCMAWLPPSYAWGNFSVLAVGVWAIAQRDSIDAVLMFLIGIAVTILTDIIHFGIYYPLAEGLAERNRDTFRFSAGMAILGLLLKPVSCFFVYQMYRERGGDYNVNFGFPSVTRNRDAYQSIDQQDQSTSSANPFNQAEGTKPGPPHSY from the exons ATGGAAATTCCTGCCGTAAACCTCAAG GCCATAGTACTAATGCACTGGCTACTGACCATCTG GGGCTGCATGGCCTGGCTACCCCCCTCCTATGCCTGGGGGAACTTCAGTGTCCTGGCTGTGGGTGTGTGGGCCATCGCTCAGAGGGACTCCATCGATGCTGTACTTATG TTTCTTATTGGGATTGCAGTGACGATACTGACGGACATCATCCATTTTGGGATCTACTATCCGCTGGCCGAGGGTCtagcagagaggaacagggacACATTCCGCTTCAGTGCGGGCATGGCCATCCTGGGCCTGCTACTCAAACCTGTCTCTTGCTTCTTCGTCTACCAAATGTACAGAGAACGTGGAGGAGATTACAATGTCAACTTTG GCTTCCCCAGTGTAACACGAAACAGAGATGCTTACCAGTCCATTGACCAGCAGGACCAGTCCACCAGCTCAGCCAACCCCTTCAACCAGGCCGAGGGCACCAAGCCTGGACCACCACACTCCTACTGA
- the LOC124003820 gene encoding type-1 angiotensin II receptor-associated protein isoform X5, which produces MEIPAVNLKAIVLMHWLLTIWGCMAWLPPSYAWGNFSVLAVGVWAIAQRDSIDAVLMFLIGIAVTILTDIIHFGIYYPLAEGLAERNRDTFRFSAGMAILGLLLKPVSCFFVYQMYRERGGDYNVNFGEYLDTSVDSRCTTDSADSAFIGRRY; this is translated from the exons ATGGAAATTCCTGCCGTAAACCTCAAG GCCATAGTACTAATGCACTGGCTACTGACCATCTG GGGCTGCATGGCCTGGCTACCCCCCTCCTATGCCTGGGGGAACTTCAGTGTCCTGGCTGTGGGTGTGTGGGCCATCGCTCAGAGGGACTCCATCGATGCTGTACTTATG TTTCTTATTGGGATTGCAGTGACGATACTGACGGACATCATCCATTTTGGGATCTACTATCCGCTGGCCGAGGGTCtagcagagaggaacagggacACATTCCGCTTCAGTGCGGGCATGGCCATCCTGGGCCTGCTACTCAAACCTGTCTCTTGCTTCTTCGTCTACCAAATGTACAGAGAACGTGGAGGAGATTACAATGTCAACTTTGGTGAGT ACTTAGACACCTCAGTGGACAGTCGCTGCACCACGGATAGTGCCGACAGTGCCTTTATTGGCCGCCGCTACTGA
- the LOC124003820 gene encoding type-1 angiotensin II receptor-associated protein isoform X6, translating into MEIPAVNLKAIVLMHWLLTIWGCMAWLPPSYAWGNFSVLAVGVWAIAQRDSIDAVLMFLIGIAVTILTDIIHFGIYYPLAEGLAERNRDTFRFSAGMAILGLLLKPVSCFFVYQMYRERGGDYNVNFDLDTSVDSRCTTDSADSAFIGRRY; encoded by the exons ATGGAAATTCCTGCCGTAAACCTCAAG GCCATAGTACTAATGCACTGGCTACTGACCATCTG GGGCTGCATGGCCTGGCTACCCCCCTCCTATGCCTGGGGGAACTTCAGTGTCCTGGCTGTGGGTGTGTGGGCCATCGCTCAGAGGGACTCCATCGATGCTGTACTTATG TTTCTTATTGGGATTGCAGTGACGATACTGACGGACATCATCCATTTTGGGATCTACTATCCGCTGGCCGAGGGTCtagcagagaggaacagggacACATTCCGCTTCAGTGCGGGCATGGCCATCCTGGGCCTGCTACTCAAACCTGTCTCTTGCTTCTTCGTCTACCAAATGTACAGAGAACGTGGAGGAGATTACAATGTCAACTTTG ACTTAGACACCTCAGTGGACAGTCGCTGCACCACGGATAGTGCCGACAGTGCCTTTATTGGCCGCCGCTACTGA
- the LOC124003820 gene encoding type-1 angiotensin II receptor-associated protein isoform X1 — translation MEIPAVNLKAIVLMHWLLTIWGCMAWLPPSYAWGNFSVLAVGVWAIAQRDSIDAVLMFLIGIAVTILTDIIHFGIYYPLAEGLAERNRDTFRFSAGMAILGLLLKPVSCFFVYQMYRERGGDYNVNFGESGFPSVTRNRDAYQSIDQQDQSTSSANPFNQAEGTKPGPPHSY, via the exons ATGGAAATTCCTGCCGTAAACCTCAAG GCCATAGTACTAATGCACTGGCTACTGACCATCTG GGGCTGCATGGCCTGGCTACCCCCCTCCTATGCCTGGGGGAACTTCAGTGTCCTGGCTGTGGGTGTGTGGGCCATCGCTCAGAGGGACTCCATCGATGCTGTACTTATG TTTCTTATTGGGATTGCAGTGACGATACTGACGGACATCATCCATTTTGGGATCTACTATCCGCTGGCCGAGGGTCtagcagagaggaacagggacACATTCCGCTTCAGTGCGGGCATGGCCATCCTGGGCCTGCTACTCAAACCTGTCTCTTGCTTCTTCGTCTACCAAATGTACAGAGAACGTGGAGGAGATTACAATGTCAACTTTGGTGAGT CAGGCTTCCCCAGTGTAACACGAAACAGAGATGCTTACCAGTCCATTGACCAGCAGGACCAGTCCACCAGCTCAGCCAACCCCTTCAACCAGGCCGAGGGCACCAAGCCTGGACCACCACACTCCTACTGA
- the LOC124003820 gene encoding type-1 angiotensin II receptor-associated protein isoform X3, producing MEIPAVNLKAIVLMHWLLTIWGCMAWLPPSYAWGNFSVLAVGVWAIAQRDSIDAVLMFLIGIAVTILTDIIHFGIYYPLAEGLAERNRDTFRFSAGMAILGLLLKPVSCFFVYQMYRERGGDYNVNFAGFPSVTRNRDAYQSIDQQDQSTSSANPFNQAEGTKPGPPHSY from the exons ATGGAAATTCCTGCCGTAAACCTCAAG GCCATAGTACTAATGCACTGGCTACTGACCATCTG GGGCTGCATGGCCTGGCTACCCCCCTCCTATGCCTGGGGGAACTTCAGTGTCCTGGCTGTGGGTGTGTGGGCCATCGCTCAGAGGGACTCCATCGATGCTGTACTTATG TTTCTTATTGGGATTGCAGTGACGATACTGACGGACATCATCCATTTTGGGATCTACTATCCGCTGGCCGAGGGTCtagcagagaggaacagggacACATTCCGCTTCAGTGCGGGCATGGCCATCCTGGGCCTGCTACTCAAACCTGTCTCTTGCTTCTTCGTCTACCAAATGTACAGAGAACGTGGAGGAGATTACAATGTCAACTTTG CAGGCTTCCCCAGTGTAACACGAAACAGAGATGCTTACCAGTCCATTGACCAGCAGGACCAGTCCACCAGCTCAGCCAACCCCTTCAACCAGGCCGAGGGCACCAAGCCTGGACCACCACACTCCTACTGA